aacagtATTAGCCCACTCTTTGTTATttgatattaaaataatatatttttaattataatattctCTAGACAATATAacaggttttaatttttttataaaaattaaaataaatcaaatctaaaataaatattattttattgaaaagaaaatataaatcaaaagaATGGCAATTATATTTTTTCATGTTATTTACAAGGTGGTCAAAACTGTTATAATAAAATAGTTATTATATGGTTATAATACCATCATTTAAAACCATGCCTTTTATATAGATTGATCGTGAATCGAAGAAAATCATAGCATCATTCCTTGCAATTAATTTATATGAATATCTTTAAACTAGTTATGAATAAGGTGTCCAGAGTTTTATAACCGTGAAATATTCTTCTTCTATCAGTTTAAAAgaatattcttctttttttggacGGTTTGGACAAAAGTTACAGTTTATTTATGTTTTACTTTATCTTATTTTTCAGATAAACCTTTCACCACCCagcaacccttttttttttttatatacctGCTGGGATTCACGGTGTGAAGTAAACGCAGCGCAAAGACAGTTCTCTACAATCTAGTTTTCACGTCAAAATCCGAACCGTCCATGGAATCAAATCCCCTGGAAAAGTTTTACAACTTTTTCGTAAACGCCTCGGCTGAAAATGGTCGTTTTTGCGTGTTTTCTACGTGAAACTTCCTTatccaaaattaataaaagaatttctgtcttctttttttttttttttttttttttgctaaagaaaaggggtaggggggaggaagggacaagcccatccccgcgtagcagcccccactgggcccccgccccaccaggagaatgttcgatgcgggcagaaatggccatgtgttgggcaccccgaccggttttactcataccctccccacccgtgggcccggctcagctactcctctgagctctggctcaagtcccacgtgtgagtacgtcacacccggcaccaccccggctactagcagttcaagagcggtcctacaccacaagttcaagcagtggccaaagtagtaagctccggtccacaatttaatcgtcgccgcagcgattcgaacttgggacatggttagaattgctgtccagtaccactaggctaccaccttggtggcaaagAATTTTTGTCGTCATCGTTGTCATAAATTCCCAATACCGTCCGGAATCATGAGTTGTCCACTTTTAAGACAGCTATTCCTGAATCACAGCCGTCCATCTTAATTATCTTGCCTTAATCGAATGGATGGTGGGTGATCAACCCATACGAGGGAGAATTGTTCAGACGCGTGGCACGTTAATAACCGATTGATTTGATATCATAAACAGCCAGATTAAAGAGATTAACCAACAAACAAAATCGAATTAAACCCACTAGCAAAAGCCCAAAAGCTATTTTCTCCGCTCCTCTCCCAGCTCAGTTATCTATCGCCCTTATcctcctttttttatatattcattTACATTTTTCTCGATTATTAACACTAGCAAGCGGTAGGATGCACCGTGGAACATCACATTATGGAGCAGGCGTTGGGGTTCTCGTCGCTGAAGAGCTGCGGTGCGGTCGCCATCATCTCCATGCGGTAACCGTACGGCTCGTAGTAGTTCATCATATTCACCTCAGATACCGGCGCCGGCGCCACTAGCGCCGCCACCGTCGGCGCCGGTGGCGGTGCGGGCTTCGCTCCGTCGTCCTTCTTCCCTCCATCCTTTTTCTCTCCACCGTCGccgcccttctccttcttctcgccGTCGccgcccttctccttcttctcgccGCCCCGGCCGCCGTcgcctcccttctccttcttctcgccCCCGCCGTCGCCACCCTTCTCCTTCTTgtcgcctccgcctccgccgccgccgccgccgtccttCTTAGGCTGGACGATCTCAATGGTTCGCTTCAGCTTTTCTTTGAGGATCGCCGGGAGGCTGTTCGCGTCCATCGTGCCCTTGACGGTAACCAGATCCTTGGGCGCGTCGATGCTGACGTGCTCCACCCCTGGATATAAACGTAATAACGAGAAATCAGCAGGGTCATTTTGCGGTATTTAAAGTGATAAACCCGTGCAAATCCTTCGTCAGATGCGGACTTGTACCGGTCAGAAAAGGCCGAACTACCAAACTTATCATTAACaccgttttatttattttattcaataataGCTGCTTTATTCCattcttttgaaaaaatttaggggatttatttgttatccaaaaaaattaataaatgcaATCGATTACCTTTGATTTTGAGAATGGTCTTCCTGATTCTCTGCATGCAGCCTTCGCAGTGGAGGCGAATCTTGAGCACCACGGTGGAGACCGCAGGCGGCTAttaaattccaaaaatagaaaaatcagtAAATGCACAAAATATTGAtcaataattataattaaaaataataattattatggcGTGAAGAACAAATTGATTGAGTAATTTACCGCTTTGGGTTTGTTGTCGTCGGATTTCTTGGCATCGTCGGCGGCAGGCTTCTTGACGTCGCCGGCGGCGGCGTCCTTCTTTGGGGGGTTCGCGGGGGAGATGATGTCGACCTTCCTGCGGATTTTGGCCTCCACCCGCTCTTTGACCTTCCAGGGGTCAGCTTTTCCGAGCACCGTGAGCTTATTGCTCGCCGTGTCCGCCTTCACGCCTTCCACTCCTGTGACCAATCGACCTAGTTCAGATTCCGCATATAAAATAACTGTAGGGAAACGGATTTCCACGCTTACGTGCGCCGAAGGCAATTTAGATTTTAGAAAGTTTTTTGTCCAAGATTTTAGACAAAATTTGGTAATGATGGATATTCCCACGTATTAAATacggagagagaaaaaaaagggggtcGCGCTAGGTACAAGGGGGCTACTTGCTAACGTGCACCGGTAGGAACGGATATTTCCAGAGTTCCCGTTGTCTCCCTTCAGCTCATGGAATCGAACCACGATATCCAAAATAAATCCAATTCATATAATACAtatagagcgagagagagagagatttgacCTTCTAATCTTCTGACCGAGCGTTTGATCTTCTTGGCGCAGCCCTCGCAATGCATATCCACCTTCAGCACCACCGCCGGCGGACcctcctctttctttcctcctgctccgccaccggcgccgccgcctcctcctccttccttcttctccccatctcccttcttctgcttctcctctcccttctcttccttctgaaaccaaaacaagaaaaaaggtCAATAAAGAAAGCCATCCATAATTACTCCTGAAAGATATCAGAGTTAAACTAAGAGAAGCCATCCTCACCTCACCCATATCTTTGGcgctcgctcgctctctctctctctctctctctccctccctccggAGAATTGCAGGCGAAATATAGCTTGGGGGGTGAGATATAAATAGGATGAGACTTGAGAGAACGGGGGATGAATACTATTTCGGATTCGGATCGTAGAGACTTTTATGTGAACGCAGCATGAATGACCATCATCATCAGCAGAAGCAGCATGccccatgcatgcatgtgcgACGTGGGACCCGTGAGGCcgtcttctttttgttttttcgtCGTCTTTTTGGACtctagaagaggaagaggagatgaCGGGGTCCAAAACACGTGGTATTATTAAGGGCCGACGTGGATTGCCCATAGATTGATATATTCAGGAATAGAGCAGGCATGTTTCCAAAAGAGCCCTTGAATGTTCCCTAATTCTAAAACTAGACCTGTTGCCGAGGTTAATCTGGATTTCGGGCACCAATCTAAAGCTGAAACCTTGTCCCCCTCCCCCATTAATGGTATTATTCTATCAATAATCAGGCAACAATCTGGGCAACCATTTTAGGTTCGATGTACTAAACCTCATGTTCATTAATTGCTTATAGTTTGTCTGCCATAAATTTGACCGTGCATCATACATATCAAAGTTGCAAACATGCATATTGATGCCATTAAAATGACATCCACACTATGTTTAATACCTAGTTAATTAAGAAACCAAGAAATTATTTGAGTTTGAAATTCCTAGAATGATCTCACAAGAACTCAAGTCTGTGGCTTACAAATGCGCGAAGCAGTAATTTAGATATGAGTTGTTGATTATAGTTACTTGGTATATTTATGTTCaagcttttcctttttttgcttTTAAATATTTCCATTTTTGTCTCATTATGTCAATAATAGCCATTGGATCTAGTTAGGTGGgatccataaatttatttttaaataaatttctaATAAAGAATTTTAGGTTTAACTCATGGTTTTAAATAGCATCATCATAAAATAGTGTCGGAATAACCAtgagcaaaagttttacagcaCCTTGCATAAAACTTCAAAATGTTTTACAGAATTAACATTTATGAACTCTATATCCTAACTAGAACATTtactttcaatatatatatatatatatatatatatatatatatatatatatatatatatatatatgactaATAGATGTAGACTTTAATTGGTTGTAAGGATGAAAATGGCTGAGCCTGTTATGCCCCTTATCTGTAAATAAAGCAGTGAATGGCTGAAAGTAGATAAGATATCTAATTGATAGGAACTTGCTACCAATAAAATGGTTGAATA
Above is a genomic segment from Phoenix dactylifera cultivar Barhee BC4 chromosome 2, palm_55x_up_171113_PBpolish2nd_filt_p, whole genome shotgun sequence containing:
- the LOC103721310 gene encoding heavy metal-associated isoprenylated plant protein 3-like yields the protein MGEKEEKGEEKQKKGDGEKKEGGGGGGAGGGAGGKKEEGPPAVVLKVDMHCEGCAKKIKRSVRRLEGVEGVKADTASNKLTVLGKADPWKVKERVEAKIRRKVDIISPANPPKKDAAAGDVKKPAADDAKKSDDNKPKAPPAVSTVVLKIRLHCEGCMQRIRKTILKIKGVEHVSIDAPKDLVTVKGTMDANSLPAILKEKLKRTIEIVQPKKDGGGGGGGGGDKKEKGGDGGGEKKEKGGDGGRGGEKKEKGGDGEKKEKGGDGGEKKDGGKKDDGAKPAPPPAPTVAALVAPAPVSEVNMMNYYEPYGYRMEMMATAPQLFSDENPNACSIM